Within Quadrisphaera sp. DSM 44207, the genomic segment ATGCGCTACGTGCCGGGGCCCGACCTGCCCACCGGTGGTCGCATCGTGGGCCTGGAGGGCGTGCGGGAGGCGTACGCCACCGGCCGCGGCTCCTTCCGCACCCGCGCCAGCGCCCGCATCGAGGACCTCACGCCCCGGCGCAAGGGCATCGTCTTCACCGACCTGCCCTACACCGTGGGCCCGGAGAAGGTCATCGACAAGGTCAAGGACGCCGTCCAGGCCAAGAAGCTGCAGGGCGTGGCGAACATCCTCGACCTGACCGACCGCGAGCACGGCACCCACCTCGTCGTCGAGGTCAAGACCGGCTTCACGCCCGAGGCGGTGCTCGAGCAGCTGTACCGCCTCACGCCGCTGGAGGACTCCTTCGGCATCAACAACGTCTGCCTCGTCGACGGCCAGCCCCGCACCCTGGGGCTGAAGGAGCTGCTGCAGGTCTACGTCGGCCACCGCCTGGACGTCGTGCGCCGGCGCAGCGCGTTCCGCCTGGCCCGCCGCCGCGAGCGCCTGCACCTGGTCGAGGGCCTGCTCGTGGCGATCCTCGACATCGACGAGGTGATCCAGGTCATCCGCTCCTCGGACGACGCGGGCGCCGCGCGCTCGCGCCTGGTCGAGGTCTTCGACCTCTCCGACGTCCAGGCCGACCACATCCTCGAGCTGCGCCTGCGCCGCCTGACGCGGTTCTCCCGCATCGAGCTGGAGGCCGAGCGCGACCAGCTGCAGGCGGAGATCGCCGAGCTCGCCGAGCTGCTCGGCAGCGAGCGGCTGCTGCGCAGGGCCGTCTCCGACGAGCTGGCGCAGGTCGCGCGGGCGCACGGCGACGCGCGGCGCACCGTGCTGCTGGAGGCCGCGGCCGCGCCGGCGGCCTCGGTGCCGCTGCAGGTGCTCGACGAGCCCTGCTGGCTGCTGCTGTCGGGCACGGGGCTGCTCGCGCGCACGGCGGGGGTGGACCTGCCGGGCGCGGAGGACGGCGAGGGGTGCCGCGCCCCGCACGACGTGCTGCGCAGCGCGGTGCGCACCACCGCGCGCGCCTCCGTCGGCGCGGTCACCTCGGCCGGGCGGGTGCTGCGCCTGGGCGTGGTCGACACGCCGGTGCTGCCGCCGACGGCGGGTCGGCCGTCCCTGTCCGGCGGCGCGCCGCTGCGGGAGTTCCTCTCCCTCGCGCCCGGGGAGGACGTCGTGGCGCTGTGCTCGCTCGCGCCCGAGCCGGGCGGCGCGGGCCTGGCCCTCGGCACCGCCCAGGGCGTCGTCAAGCGGGTGGCGCCCGAGCCGGCCGGCGCCCGCGAGGCGTGGGAGGTCATCGCCCTCAAGGACGGCGACCGGGTGGTCGGCGCCGTCGAGCTCGCCACCGGCGCGGAGGAGCTCGTCTTCGTCACCAGCGACGCGCAGCTGCTGCGCTTCCCCGCCGAGGCGGTGCGCCCGCAGGGGCGCGCGGCGGGCGGCGTGGCGGGCGTGCGCCTGGCGCCGGGCGCGCGCGTGGTCTCCTTCGGCGCGGTCGCCCCGCAGGACGCCGCCGGAGCGGTCGTGGTCACCATCGCCGGCGC encodes:
- a CDS encoding DNA topoisomerase (ATP-hydrolyzing) subunit A, which produces MARRTTPPPAGRSTERILDVDVDEEMRGSFLEYAYSVIYSRALPDARDGLKPVQRRILFQMAEMGLRPERPHVKSARVVGDVMGKLHPHSDAAIYDALVRMAQPFSLRVPLVDGHGNFGSPDDGPAASRYTESRMAPAAVVMTDGLDEDVVDFVPNYDNSLTQPGVLPAALPNLLVNGASGIAVGMATNMPPHNLVEVVAAARHLIAHPEATLADLMRYVPGPDLPTGGRIVGLEGVREAYATGRGSFRTRASARIEDLTPRRKGIVFTDLPYTVGPEKVIDKVKDAVQAKKLQGVANILDLTDREHGTHLVVEVKTGFTPEAVLEQLYRLTPLEDSFGINNVCLVDGQPRTLGLKELLQVYVGHRLDVVRRRSAFRLARRRERLHLVEGLLVAILDIDEVIQVIRSSDDAGAARSRLVEVFDLSDVQADHILELRLRRLTRFSRIELEAERDQLQAEIAELAELLGSERLLRRAVSDELAQVARAHGDARRTVLLEAAAAPAASVPLQVLDEPCWLLLSGTGLLARTAGVDLPGAEDGEGCRAPHDVLRSAVRTTARASVGAVTSAGRVLRLGVVDTPVLPPTAGRPSLSGGAPLREFLSLAPGEDVVALCSLAPEPGGAGLALGTAQGVVKRVAPEPAGAREAWEVIALKDGDRVVGAVELATGAEELVFVTSDAQLLRFPAEAVRPQGRAAGGVAGVRLAPGARVVSFGAVAPQDAAGAVVVTIAGASAVLAGTGPGTAKVAPLAEYPAKGRATGGVRCHRFLRGEDELVLAWVGPGPARGCAAGGQPVDLPPATGRRDGSGTPLGQPVVAVDGARASA